In a genomic window of Acidilobus saccharovorans 345-15:
- a CDS encoding extracellular solute-binding protein: MRWTVAAAIIIVVAVAASLAAYLYRPARQVTITVVTYNDVAPVVEMAAEEFEAQHPGVKVRVVSYPWDTYVEQEITVLKAGSLEYDVVTFTPTSSQLIAPYLVPLNTSYFNWSDIIADQEDFGGLYYNASSGRAEVIGIAFQTWVELLAYNATLFNNATLQHEFQEEYGFSLNPWTWGNWSQVVDADKFFVSHNITKYGFLVEDEPKHELIDTFPAIFEWYYMHNQSLNCGNPAGLPGYGTMFMGCVPSWWGHGFPPPAFNSTAGVEALETLRELVSYEPPPSQLAIGYSALVSILSQGSSAGAIAWANDIMGMNSSVASQLLMAPLPGGYGEPGSTFLGISRYSQHKQLALEFLQFIVSPQFQVRAFYAQGSLPISREAYLQVMNNASLPAYEREWLRAILVANENATATPPTLPQTYPVLIPSFNGPVFEWLSSPTSSPMQVLQQAARAWVEALGGGG; encoded by the coding sequence GTGAGGTGGACCGTGGCGGCCGCCATCATAATAGTAGTCGCGGTGGCGGCCTCCCTGGCAGCCTACCTCTACAGGCCAGCGAGGCAGGTCACCATAACCGTGGTGACTTACAACGACGTGGCCCCCGTAGTTGAGATGGCGGCAGAGGAGTTCGAGGCCCAGCACCCTGGCGTCAAGGTCAGGGTGGTCTCGTACCCGTGGGACACCTACGTGGAGCAGGAGATCACGGTGCTCAAGGCCGGGAGCCTGGAGTACGACGTAGTAACCTTCACCCCCACCTCCTCCCAACTCATAGCCCCCTACCTGGTCCCCCTGAACACGAGCTACTTCAACTGGAGCGACATAATAGCTGACCAGGAGGACTTCGGAGGGCTCTACTACAACGCCTCCTCGGGCAGGGCAGAGGTCATAGGGATAGCGTTCCAGACCTGGGTTGAGCTGTTAGCCTACAACGCCACGCTTTTCAACAACGCCACCCTGCAACACGAGTTCCAGGAGGAGTACGGCTTCAGCCTCAACCCCTGGACCTGGGGCAACTGGAGCCAGGTTGTAGACGCAGACAAGTTCTTCGTGAGCCACAACATAACAAAGTACGGCTTCCTGGTGGAGGACGAGCCGAAGCACGAGCTTATAGACACGTTCCCGGCTATCTTCGAGTGGTACTACATGCACAACCAGAGCCTCAACTGCGGCAACCCGGCCGGCCTCCCGGGCTACGGCACAATGTTCATGGGGTGCGTGCCCAGCTGGTGGGGCCACGGCTTCCCGCCGCCCGCGTTCAACAGCACTGCAGGCGTTGAGGCCCTAGAGACCCTCAGGGAGCTGGTCAGCTACGAGCCCCCGCCGTCGCAGCTTGCCATAGGCTACAGCGCCCTGGTCAGCATACTCTCCCAGGGGAGCTCGGCTGGGGCAATAGCGTGGGCCAACGACATAATGGGCATGAACTCCAGCGTCGCCTCCCAGCTCCTGATGGCCCCCCTGCCGGGGGGCTACGGCGAGCCCGGGTCCACGTTCCTGGGAATAAGCAGGTACTCGCAGCACAAGCAGCTCGCCCTTGAGTTCCTGCAGTTCATAGTGAGCCCACAGTTCCAGGTCAGGGCCTTCTACGCCCAGGGCTCGCTGCCCATATCAAGGGAGGCCTACCTGCAGGTCATGAACAACGCCTCCCTGCCGGCCTATGAGAGGGAGTGGCTCAGGGCCATACTTGTCGCTAACGAGAACGCCACTGCCACGCCGCCAACCCTCCCCCAGACCTACCCCGTGCTCATACCCTCCTTCAACGGGCCCGTGTTCGAGTGGCTGTCGTCGCCGACATCATCTCCTATGCAGGTGCTCCAGCAGGCCGCCAGGGCGTGGGTGGAGGCGCTGGGCGGCGGAGGCTGA
- a CDS encoding 4Fe-4S dicluster domain-containing protein — MKQLIAIPERCTGCGRCELACSFEHFKVFDPELSAIHVLRLEREPLDAPLFCIQCGLCAVDGVCPHNAIYRDPNTFSVAIDRARCDGCERCVEVCPYGVITIDHLEKKAVKCDLCGGDPQCVKACPENALAYVDVNEAAYYKRYFFAKLQEKFMVPIVPYPARGSTS, encoded by the coding sequence TTGAAGCAGCTCATTGCCATTCCTGAAAGGTGCACGGGCTGCGGGAGGTGTGAGCTCGCCTGCAGCTTTGAGCACTTCAAGGTCTTCGACCCGGAGCTCTCCGCTATCCACGTGCTGAGGCTCGAGAGGGAGCCCCTGGACGCCCCCCTATTCTGCATACAGTGCGGCCTCTGCGCCGTGGACGGAGTGTGCCCGCACAACGCCATCTACAGGGACCCCAACACGTTCTCGGTGGCGATAGACAGGGCAAGGTGCGACGGCTGCGAGAGGTGCGTGGAGGTCTGCCCCTACGGAGTGATAACGATTGACCACCTCGAGAAGAAGGCCGTGAAGTGCGACCTCTGCGGCGGCGACCCGCAGTGCGTCAAGGCGTGCCCTGAGAACGCCCTGGCATACGTTGACGTCAACGAGGCCGCCTACTACAAGAGGTACTTCTTCGCCAAGCTGCAGGAGAAGTTCATGGTTCCCATAGTCCCCTACCCGGCCAGGGGCTCGACGAGCTGA
- a CDS encoding AAA family ATPase yields MAGEVPSYWGGTLLFDPRPKEDPRDLFDREEELKALRSGINYPVTLLLGLRRSGKSSIVKVLMRQEDALWVYLDMRKFEGRAYITYRDLVQELEGAINSWPERLRQAFRGLRGVRLAGVEVRLSWGPGDRAEISDVLERLSEVAEEEGRRPVVVFDESQELRRLKGYDLLYPIAYAYDNLRVRFIFTGSEVGMVYRFLRLNDPGSPLYGRAVTEINVGPFSRGLSLEFLRRGFEEVGMKVPEAEVEEAYDSLGGIPGWLTYYGFYYMQLRDHREALNKTISTGVELVRQEFRGFLVGREAARERYYTIMEACREGCTWSDVKRALEAREGARVDDKQVTLLIRNLVDASFLTREGDLYRPADVLIRRAFQRQGGSETTHSLRI; encoded by the coding sequence TTGGCTGGGGAGGTACCCAGTTACTGGGGAGGTACCCTGCTATTCGACCCCAGGCCGAAGGAGGACCCCAGGGACCTCTTTGACAGGGAGGAGGAGCTGAAGGCGCTCAGGTCAGGGATCAACTACCCGGTGACGCTCCTCCTCGGCCTCAGGAGGAGCGGCAAGTCGTCCATTGTTAAGGTGCTGATGAGACAGGAGGACGCCCTGTGGGTCTACCTTGACATGAGGAAGTTCGAGGGGAGGGCGTACATAACCTACAGGGACCTGGTGCAGGAGCTTGAGGGGGCCATCAACTCGTGGCCCGAGAGGCTCAGGCAGGCCTTCAGGGGGCTGAGGGGTGTCAGGCTGGCGGGCGTCGAGGTCAGGCTCTCCTGGGGCCCAGGGGACAGGGCGGAGATAAGCGACGTCCTTGAGAGGCTCTCGGAGGTAGCTGAGGAAGAGGGGAGGAGGCCAGTCGTGGTGTTTGACGAGTCGCAGGAGCTGAGGAGGCTGAAGGGCTACGACCTGCTGTACCCCATAGCCTACGCATACGACAACCTGAGGGTCAGGTTCATATTCACCGGGAGCGAGGTTGGCATGGTGTACAGGTTCCTTAGGCTTAACGACCCTGGGTCGCCGCTCTACGGCAGGGCCGTGACGGAGATCAACGTGGGCCCCTTCAGCAGGGGGCTCTCGCTCGAGTTCCTGAGGAGGGGGTTTGAGGAGGTCGGCATGAAGGTCCCCGAGGCCGAGGTCGAGGAGGCCTACGACAGCCTCGGAGGGATCCCCGGGTGGCTGACGTACTACGGCTTCTACTACATGCAGCTCAGGGACCACAGGGAGGCCCTCAACAAAACCATATCAACGGGCGTCGAGCTGGTCAGGCAGGAGTTCAGGGGCTTCCTCGTTGGCAGGGAGGCTGCAAGGGAGAGGTACTACACTATCATGGAGGCCTGCAGGGAGGGCTGCACGTGGAGCGACGTGAAGAGGGCCCTTGAGGCCAGGGAGGGGGCTAGGGTCGACGACAAGCAGGTCACACTGCTCATCAGGAACCTCGTGGACGCCTCGTTCCTCACGAGGGAGGGCGACCTTTACAGGCCCGCTGACGTCCTTATCAGGAGGGCGTTCCAACGGCAGGGCGGGAGCGAGACTACTCACAGCCTTAGGATCTGA
- a CDS encoding class I SAM-dependent methyltransferase: MKAVEGAGRPCVEVGSGTGFFASRLGCLGVEPSVNMARLALRRGVQSVQGRAEALPLRDSSVSAVIFVVTLCFLSDPAAAMAEASRALVRGGVLVSCIVARSSPWGQHYIGLGRAGHPFYSIAKFYDVDEVESMAVSAGLRPEGHFATLTYGPLDEPREEEPREYSGAEGFVCSRFRKA; the protein is encoded by the coding sequence ATGAAGGCCGTCGAGGGGGCCGGGAGGCCGTGCGTCGAGGTAGGCTCGGGCACGGGCTTCTTCGCCTCAAGGCTTGGCTGCCTCGGCGTGGAGCCGAGCGTAAACATGGCCAGGCTCGCCCTGAGGAGGGGGGTGCAGAGCGTCCAGGGCAGGGCCGAGGCGCTGCCGCTGAGGGACTCCTCGGTCAGCGCTGTGATCTTCGTTGTGACGCTCTGCTTCCTCAGCGACCCGGCGGCCGCGATGGCTGAGGCCTCGAGGGCCCTCGTTAGGGGAGGCGTCCTGGTGAGCTGCATTGTTGCCAGGAGCTCGCCCTGGGGGCAGCACTACATCGGCCTCGGCAGGGCCGGGCACCCGTTCTACTCCATTGCTAAGTTCTACGACGTCGACGAGGTGGAGTCCATGGCGGTCTCGGCCGGGCTAAGGCCAGAGGGACACTTCGCGACCCTGACCTACGGCCCCCTCGACGAGCCAAGGGAGGAGGAGCCGAGGGAGTACAGCGGGGCTGAGGGCTTCGTGTGCTCAAGGTTCAGGAAGGCCTAA